One genomic region from Jilunia laotingensis encodes:
- a CDS encoding glycosyltransferase family 2 protein, translating into MNVKLSFIIPFYGNANKELLNRCIKSIKNQGIKDSDYEIIIANDNGRGLGGARNIGLSQAIGKYIIFIDADDYIFQDSLLKCLALIEIHEPDILSFGLRKVIINQSKLTLEKRFSYSTYLSGAEYMSSHNFTGSACRHIFRKEFISSFRFAENRYHEDEDFVAKAYCFAQKTIITDYPVYAYCCQQQSITSTQTKETQTKRINDFHAMLMRIDHLLKTEELISQISQNALTRRLNFLTIDYIRQLRRNKLSIMEIRTKIKELVNDGLLPLPDKSYSWKYSITCKIINTLIYL; encoded by the coding sequence ATGAATGTAAAATTAAGCTTCATTATACCGTTTTATGGTAATGCAAACAAGGAACTATTAAATCGCTGTATTAAATCCATTAAAAATCAAGGAATAAAAGACAGTGATTATGAAATTATCATTGCAAATGATAACGGAAGAGGTTTAGGTGGAGCACGCAATATTGGCCTGAGCCAAGCAATAGGCAAATACATTATTTTTATAGATGCAGATGATTACATTTTCCAAGACAGTCTGCTTAAATGCTTAGCACTTATAGAAATCCATGAGCCAGACATCCTCTCCTTCGGTCTCAGAAAGGTCATTATCAACCAAAGCAAATTAACTCTTGAAAAGAGATTTTCATATTCAACATATCTTTCAGGTGCTGAATATATGAGTTCCCACAATTTTACAGGAAGTGCATGCCGGCATATATTTCGTAAAGAATTTATATCTTCTTTTAGATTTGCAGAAAACCGATACCATGAAGATGAAGACTTTGTCGCAAAAGCATATTGCTTTGCACAAAAAACAATTATCACGGATTATCCGGTTTACGCTTATTGTTGCCAGCAACAATCTATTACAAGTACACAAACAAAGGAAACGCAAACAAAACGGATAAACGACTTTCATGCCATGTTGATGCGAATTGATCATTTATTAAAAACAGAAGAGTTGATCTCTCAGATTTCTCAAAACGCGTTAACTCGTAGATTAAATTTCCTTACTATAGATTACATACGACAATTAAGAAGGAATAAACTCAGCATAATGGAAATTCGAACCAAAATAAAAGAATTAGTCAACGACGGACTATTACCCTTACCGGATAAAAGTTATTCTTGGAAATATTCTATAACATGTAAAATTATAAATACATTAATTTATTTATGA
- a CDS encoding DegT/DnrJ/EryC1/StrS family aminotransferase — protein sequence MIKYFELQRVSDSFEPELSEAINRVIKSGWYIQGNENAKFESRFAEYCGAKYCVGTGNGMDALTLIFMAYQQLGIMQPGDEVIVPANTCIATIIGVLRAGLKPILCEPCWDTCNINPEKIEECITSRTRAILPVHLYGRCADMDPILAIAHRYHLKVVEDVAQAHGAVYKGKHAGHLGDAAAFSFYPSKNLGALGDGGAVVTDDEEVASLARSLGNYGSSAKYIHPYQGINSRLDELQAAVLSVKLSRLDANNERRRTIARLYIDGIHNSLLTLPQVDEWEQHVFHIFPIFSPVRDRLQAYLTEMGIQTLIHYPIPPHKQGALSEYSSLDLPVTERIHREVLSLPLSPQMSDEEVGQVIAALNRFE from the coding sequence ATGATAAAGTATTTTGAATTACAGCGTGTCAGTGACTCGTTCGAGCCTGAACTGTCGGAGGCAATAAATAGAGTGATTAAATCCGGATGGTATATTCAGGGAAATGAAAATGCAAAATTCGAGTCTCGATTTGCGGAATATTGCGGAGCGAAATATTGCGTAGGTACGGGAAATGGTATGGATGCACTGACACTTATTTTTATGGCTTACCAGCAGTTGGGCATTATGCAACCCGGAGATGAAGTGATTGTACCTGCCAATACTTGTATAGCTACTATCATCGGTGTACTTCGTGCCGGACTGAAACCGATACTCTGTGAACCTTGTTGGGATACCTGCAATATAAATCCTGAAAAAATAGAAGAATGCATAACCTCCCGTACCCGTGCCATACTCCCGGTACACCTTTATGGGCGTTGTGCGGATATGGATCCGATCCTTGCCATTGCCCATCGTTATCATTTGAAAGTAGTAGAGGATGTAGCACAAGCGCACGGTGCGGTATATAAAGGAAAACATGCCGGACATCTGGGAGATGCAGCCGCGTTTAGCTTTTATCCTTCTAAAAATCTTGGAGCTTTGGGCGATGGTGGAGCTGTTGTTACTGATGATGAAGAAGTAGCTTCTTTAGCGCGTTCATTGGGTAACTACGGATCTTCTGCAAAATATATACATCCTTACCAGGGCATTAACAGCAGACTTGACGAATTACAGGCTGCCGTACTTTCAGTCAAACTTTCGCGATTGGATGCCAACAATGAACGTCGCCGGACGATTGCGCGCCTTTATATAGATGGTATACATAATTCTTTGTTGACTTTGCCTCAGGTCGATGAATGGGAACAGCATGTATTTCATATTTTTCCTATCTTTTCACCTGTTCGTGACCGTTTGCAAGCTTATCTTACAGAAATGGGAATACAGACATTGATCCATTATCCTATTCCACCACATAAACAAGGGGCTTTGAGTGAATATAGCTCTCTCGATCTACCTGTTACCGAACGAATTCATCGCGAGGTACTGAGTCTTCCGCTTTCTCCGCAAATGTCGGACGAGGAAGTGGGACAGGTGATTGCTGCACTAAATAGGTTTGAATAG
- a CDS encoding GNAT family N-acetyltransferase produces MNEHIAESRLNVTRYTQDLKHIWDQFVPETKNGTFLLQRDYMDYHSDRFDDHSLMFYKGEQLIALLPAHLSGNAFCTHNGLTYGGLLLSYQATIDLVLEIFRLLFQYLKEIPEVERIIYRPVPHIYHAYPSEEDLYVLFRTNAHVIERKISSVVLLDKPLPFRTLHRRKLKKAQHTGLNICTDNAFELFWPILEANLEKRYDAQPVHSLKEMMLLHCYFPAEIELHRVVNVEGETIGGCVVYVTRQVAHVQYIGSTEYGRSVGALDYLFDYLLYDRYANKKYFDFGTSVEEGGRYLNAGLIFQKEGFGGRAVVYDAYELNLKFLSNDKVF; encoded by the coding sequence ATGAATGAGCATATTGCAGAATCGCGGTTAAACGTAACCCGTTATACTCAAGATCTGAAACACATTTGGGATCAATTCGTTCCGGAGACTAAGAATGGGACTTTCTTATTGCAACGTGATTATATGGACTATCACTCCGATCGGTTCGATGATCATTCGTTGATGTTCTACAAAGGGGAACAACTGATCGCATTATTGCCGGCTCATCTTTCCGGAAATGCTTTTTGCACTCATAATGGATTGACATACGGTGGATTGCTCCTTTCTTATCAGGCAACAATAGATTTGGTACTGGAAATATTCCGTTTGCTTTTTCAATATCTGAAGGAAATACCGGAAGTGGAGAGAATCATATACCGTCCGGTTCCACATATATATCATGCTTATCCTTCGGAGGAAGATCTTTATGTTCTTTTCCGTACAAATGCACATGTGATTGAACGCAAGATTTCTTCGGTAGTCTTACTAGACAAACCTCTCCCTTTCCGTACCTTGCACCGCCGGAAATTGAAAAAAGCCCAACATACAGGTTTGAACATTTGTACGGACAACGCCTTTGAACTCTTTTGGCCGATATTAGAAGCCAATCTGGAGAAACGTTATGACGCACAGCCTGTACATTCTTTGAAAGAGATGATGCTGCTTCATTGTTATTTTCCTGCAGAGATAGAACTCCACCGCGTTGTAAATGTGGAGGGTGAAACCATAGGGGGATGTGTGGTGTATGTTACTCGGCAAGTTGCCCATGTTCAATACATCGGTTCAACCGAATATGGGAGAAGTGTAGGCGCACTTGATTATTTGTTCGATTATTTGCTTTATGACCGGTACGCAAACAAGAAGTATTTCGATTTTGGAACTTCGGTTGAAGAGGGGGGGCGGTATCTGAATGCAGGATTGATTTTTCAGAAAGAAGGATTCGGAGGTCGTGCTGTCGTATATGATGCTTATGAATTAAATTTAAAATTCCTGTCAAATGATAAAGTATTTTGA
- a CDS encoding sugar 3,4-ketoisomerase, which yields MDYLKTFTDKRGSLTLLEFEKQVPFTVTRVYWIYDVPQGEERGKHANRLSYQYLIAIHGSVDVCLEDVNGRRTYHLTSKSEGLLVPPATWNELSNFSSDAVLLVFASHVYCPETYINSYEEFLDFIKR from the coding sequence ATGGATTATTTAAAGACATTTACAGATAAACGAGGTAGCTTGACACTTCTTGAATTTGAAAAACAGGTACCTTTTACAGTGACACGTGTCTATTGGATATATGATGTGCCACAGGGAGAAGAGCGTGGAAAACATGCAAACAGGCTGTCTTATCAATATTTGATAGCTATCCACGGCAGTGTAGATGTTTGTTTGGAAGATGTGAATGGGAGAAGGACGTATCATCTGACATCAAAATCGGAAGGATTATTGGTTCCTCCCGCTACTTGGAATGAACTGAGCAATTTCTCTTCGGATGCCGTTTTATTAGTTTTCGCTTCTCATGTATATTGTCCTGAAACTTATATAAATTCTTACGAGGAATTTTTGGATTTCATAAAACGATGA
- a CDS encoding DUF4476 domain-containing protein produces the protein MIRKLIFGFFFLLAAVSLKAFSLDGIRIESPGERIVVFVDGQRICEPTNSCFVANLRGNCRVEVYAAHRSDDYRREDALFDERVYCSVGKIKEIIIRDSHRPGHGNGNRPDRPGHNSHDAYGDPPMSNSSFEQFIHLMDKQNFTSDREELLNNALISSYFTTDQCIRLLKFYTFDSEKKAFLKKIYPRIADKPNFFRAIDQLTFSMDKNEINEFIKKYHENR, from the coding sequence ATGATACGTAAATTGATATTCGGTTTCTTCTTTCTTTTGGCAGCAGTTTCGCTAAAAGCTTTTTCATTGGATGGCATCCGGATTGAAAGTCCGGGTGAAAGAATTGTGGTCTTTGTAGACGGACAACGGATTTGTGAGCCGACAAACAGTTGTTTTGTAGCCAATTTGAGAGGGAACTGCCGGGTGGAAGTTTATGCCGCACACCGGAGCGATGATTACAGAAGGGAAGATGCACTTTTTGATGAACGTGTCTATTGCTCAGTAGGAAAAATAAAAGAGATTATTATCCGCGATTCGCACAGGCCGGGACATGGAAATGGCAACCGACCGGATAGACCCGGGCATAACTCCCATGATGCGTATGGTGACCCACCGATGAGCAACAGTTCTTTTGAGCAATTCATCCACTTGATGGATAAGCAAAATTTCACTTCAGATCGTGAAGAGCTACTTAACAATGCATTGATAAGTTCTTATTTTACTACTGACCAATGTATCCGGTTGCTCAAATTCTATACTTTTGATAGCGAGAAGAAAGCGTTCTTAAAAAAGATATACCCTCGCATTGCGGATAAACCGAACTTTTTTCGGGCGATCGATCAACTGACTTTCAGTATGGATAAGAATGAAATAAATGAATTTATAAAGAAGTATCACGAAAATAGATAA
- a CDS encoding outer membrane protein assembly factor BamE — translation MKRLRLLLLLFPLLFASCGILTNNIMKVQEGMSRQEVSKLFGTPDFRRFDREIEEWEYREASGVPGEWKVVVITFDGDKVISMNTFTLPQGHEHHHPQPIGC, via the coding sequence ATGAAAAGATTAAGATTGCTTTTATTGTTATTTCCTCTGTTGTTTGCCAGTTGCGGGATACTAACAAATAATATCATGAAGGTACAGGAAGGAATGAGTAGGCAAGAAGTTTCAAAGCTTTTCGGAACACCTGATTTCCGCCGTTTTGACAGGGAAATTGAAGAATGGGAATACCGGGAAGCCTCTGGTGTGCCGGGTGAGTGGAAGGTGGTTGTGATAACGTTTGATGGTGACAAGGTGATTAGCATGAATACATTTACACTTCCCCAAGGGCATGAGCATCATCACCCGCAACCAATCGGGTGTTAG
- a CDS encoding CvfB family protein, translating to MSIKLGKFNQLEVVKEVDFGMYLDGGEEGEILLPSRYVPEDCKVGDMLNVFLYLDIDERLVATTLTPLVQVGEFACLEVAWVNEYGAFLKWGLMKDLFVPFGEQKMKMQVGNKYIIHAHIDEESYRIVASAKVDRYLSKETPEYQPGDEVDVLIWQKTDLGFKAIIDNKFGGLLYDSEIFQPLHTGMELKAFVKQVREDGKIDLILQKPGFEKVGDFSKDLLQYIKDHEGHIALTDKSPAEDIYAIFGVSKKTFKKAVGDLYKKRVVALEEKGIRLVRP from the coding sequence ATGAGTATAAAATTAGGAAAGTTCAACCAGCTGGAGGTTGTGAAGGAAGTAGACTTCGGAATGTATCTGGATGGAGGTGAGGAAGGTGAAATTCTTTTGCCCTCGCGGTATGTGCCTGAAGATTGTAAGGTGGGAGACATGCTGAATGTGTTTCTCTACTTGGATATTGACGAGAGATTGGTAGCTACCACATTGACTCCTTTGGTACAGGTAGGAGAGTTCGCCTGCCTAGAAGTAGCCTGGGTGAATGAATATGGTGCCTTTCTTAAGTGGGGATTGATGAAAGATCTTTTCGTTCCCTTCGGCGAACAAAAGATGAAAATGCAGGTAGGCAATAAATACATCATTCATGCACATATTGATGAAGAGAGCTATCGGATTGTAGCTTCGGCAAAAGTAGACCGTTACCTTTCGAAAGAAACACCGGAATATCAACCGGGCGATGAGGTGGATGTCTTGATCTGGCAAAAGACCGATTTAGGATTTAAAGCCATCATTGACAATAAGTTCGGTGGACTGCTATATGACAGTGAGATATTCCAACCTTTGCATACAGGGATGGAACTAAAAGCTTTTGTGAAGCAAGTGCGCGAAGATGGTAAAATCGATCTTATATTACAAAAACCTGGTTTTGAAAAGGTTGGTGATTTTTCCAAAGACCTGTTGCAATATATCAAAGACCATGAAGGGCATATTGCTTTGACTGATAAAAGCCCGGCAGAAGATATTTATGCGATCTTCGGTGTGAGTAAGAAAACATTCAAGAAGGCTGTCGGTGATTTATACAAAAAGCGTGTGGTTGCTTTGGAAGAAAAGGGTATCCGATTGGTGCGACCCTAA
- a CDS encoding malate dehydrogenase — translation MNFLTNEKLTIVGAAGMIGSNMAQTAMMMKLTPNICLYDPYAPALEGVAEELLHCGFADVNLTFTSDIKEALTGASYIVSSGGAARKAGMTREDLLKGNAEIAAQFGKDIRQYCPEVKHVVVIFNPADITGLITLLYSGLKPSQVSTLAALDSTRLQNELVKYFKIPASKIQNCRTYGGHGEQMAVFASTTTVDGDTLTNWIGTTRLPQTEWDAIKQRVIQGGKHIIDLRGRSSFQSPAYLSIEMIAAAMGGEPFRWPAGTYVSNGKFDHIMMAMETSITKDGISYKEVTGSPAEQQELEDSYKHLCKLRDEVIGMGIIPPIKDWHMLNPNIK, via the coding sequence ATGAATTTCTTAACCAACGAAAAACTTACGATTGTAGGAGCTGCAGGAATGATCGGTTCCAATATGGCTCAGACGGCTATGATGATGAAACTGACTCCCAACATCTGCTTATACGATCCATATGCACCGGCACTGGAAGGTGTGGCAGAAGAGTTGCTTCATTGCGGATTTGCTGATGTCAACCTGACATTTACTTCAGATATCAAAGAAGCTTTGACGGGAGCATCCTACATTGTATCATCCGGTGGCGCTGCACGTAAGGCTGGTATGACTCGTGAAGACCTTTTGAAAGGGAATGCTGAAATTGCCGCTCAATTCGGCAAAGATATCCGCCAATATTGTCCGGAAGTGAAACATGTGGTAGTTATATTCAACCCGGCAGACATAACGGGACTGATTACTTTACTTTATTCAGGGCTGAAACCTTCACAAGTATCTACACTGGCAGCATTGGACAGTACTCGCCTGCAAAACGAACTGGTGAAATACTTTAAGATCCCCGCTTCCAAGATACAGAACTGCCGTACTTACGGAGGCCACGGGGAACAAATGGCTGTATTTGCTTCTACTACCACGGTAGATGGTGATACTTTGACCAATTGGATTGGTACCACTCGTTTACCGCAAACAGAATGGGATGCGATCAAACAGCGCGTCATCCAAGGAGGTAAACACATTATCGATTTGCGTGGAAGGTCTTCTTTCCAAAGTCCTGCCTACCTTTCCATTGAGATGATTGCTGCAGCAATGGGAGGCGAACCTTTCCGCTGGCCTGCAGGTACATACGTATCTAATGGAAAATTCGACCATATAATGATGGCAATGGAAACTTCTATCACAAAAGACGGCATCAGTTATAAAGAAGTAACAGGTAGTCCAGCAGAACAACAGGAACTGGAAGATAGCTACAAGCATCTTTGCAAGCTTCGTGATGAAGTAATAGGCATGGGAATCATTCCACCTATCAAAGATTGGCATATGCTGAATCCGAATATAAAATAG
- a CDS encoding DMT family transporter, translating to MENKKLEANLSMAVSKVFSGLNMNALKFLLPLWLSPLTGATLRCTFAAVAFWVIDWFLPSEEKTSKKDKWLLFLLGAAGLYGFMFLYLIGLSKTTPISSSIFTSLQPVWVFIIMVSFFHERATGFKILGISIALVGALVCILTQKSDDLASDAFVGNMLCLLSSVVYAIYLVASKKILTAVGAMTMLKYTFSGAAFSGIIVSAITGFDAPVFSLPLHWLPFTVLMFVLIFPTVLSYMLLPIGLKYLKATVVAIYGYLILIVATIASLILGQDRFSWTQLFAILFICVGVYLVEVAEIKDKTVLIKK from the coding sequence ATGGAGAATAAAAAACTGGAAGCCAATCTGAGTATGGCGGTATCGAAAGTGTTTAGCGGATTGAATATGAATGCCCTTAAATTCTTGCTCCCTTTGTGGTTGAGTCCGTTAACAGGGGCAACGCTTCGCTGTACGTTTGCTGCGGTGGCGTTCTGGGTGATAGATTGGTTTTTGCCATCGGAAGAAAAAACAAGTAAGAAAGACAAATGGTTGCTGTTTCTGTTAGGTGCGGCAGGATTGTATGGTTTCATGTTTCTTTATTTGATCGGATTAAGTAAGACGACTCCTATATCCAGTTCTATTTTTACGAGTTTGCAACCTGTTTGGGTTTTCATCATTATGGTATCTTTCTTTCATGAGCGGGCAACCGGTTTCAAGATTTTGGGCATATCGATAGCACTTGTAGGGGCATTGGTCTGCATCTTGACGCAGAAAAGCGATGATTTGGCCTCGGATGCTTTTGTCGGTAATATGCTTTGTTTGCTTAGTTCAGTAGTTTATGCCATATATTTGGTAGCAAGTAAGAAAATCCTTACAGCAGTGGGAGCCATGACTATGTTGAAATATACTTTTTCCGGTGCGGCTTTTTCTGGGATTATCGTATCGGCTATTACCGGATTTGATGCTCCCGTATTTTCATTGCCTTTACATTGGTTGCCTTTTACCGTGCTGATGTTTGTGCTTATTTTCCCGACAGTGCTAAGCTACATGTTGTTGCCTATCGGTTTAAAATATCTTAAGGCGACGGTTGTTGCCATTTATGGCTATTTGATTCTCATCGTTGCAACGATAGCTTCTTTGATTTTAGGGCAGGATCGTTTTAGTTGGACACAATTGTTTGCCATACTCTTCATATGCGTCGGAGTCTATTTGGTAGAGGTTGCTGAAATAAAGGATAAAACTGTCCTGATAAAGAAATAA